A region from the Ammospiza caudacuta isolate bAmmCau1 chromosome 4, bAmmCau1.pri, whole genome shotgun sequence genome encodes:
- the LOC131557015 gene encoding LOW QUALITY PROTEIN: cell division cycle protein 20 homolog (The sequence of the model RefSeq protein was modified relative to this genomic sequence to represent the inferred CDS: deleted 2 bases in 1 codon) gives MLRGGKAAAAARRTTAQFLLEADLHGLLKLDTLIPNAPPARWQRKASESGPRPSLVGVSPVKLANCSHSSSKTPSTTAGKSGSKIQSYPTKAGGDRYIPNRSTMQMEMANFLLTKENDPAEDSPTKKEQQKAWAVHLNGFDVEEAKILHLSGKLENAPEGCQNNLKALYSQKMAPGSSRKNSRYIPSKPERVLDAPEMFNDYYLNLIDWSSQNFLALALDNTVYLWNHATREIIPLLQMEHPDIYISSVSWIKDGDYLAVGTSSAEIQLWDIEQQKRLHDQNQRTMISHCARVGTLSWNSYILSSGARTGHIHHHDVRVAEHHVATLAGHTQEVCGLKWSLDGRSLASGGNDSLVNVWPCTQGGGGDFAPLKTFTQHQGAVKAVAWCPWQMNVLATGGGTRDRHILIWNVCSGTRLSAVDTRSQVTSILWSTNYKELISAHGFAQNQLVIWKYPIMNEVAELQAHTDRILNLTMSPDGTSVASAAADETLRICCCFEMDPIKKKEKEKANSTKSSIPHQSIR, from the exons ATGCTGCGGGGCGGAAAAGCAGCGGCAGCGGCGCGGAG GACCACGGCGCAGTTCCTGTTGGAGGCGGACCTGCAcgggctgctgaagctggacaCGCTGATCCCGAACGCGCCACCTGCGCGATGGCAGCGCAAGGCCAGTGAGAGCGGCCCCAGGCCCAGCCTCGTCGGTGTGTCGCCCGTGAAGCTGGCCAAttgctcccacagctccagcaagacGCCGTCGACGACAGCCG gtaaatctggatccaaaattcaaagctaCCCCACAAAGGCCGGGGGGGATCGCTACATTCCCAATCGCAGCACTATGCAGATGGAGATGGCAAATTTCCTCCTAACCAAAGAGAATGACCCTGCTGAGGATTCCCCTACCAAGAAG GAGCAACAGAAAGCCTGGGCAGTGCATCTGAATGGTTTTGATGTAGAAGAGGCAAAGATCCTCCACCTCAGTGGAAAACTAGAGAATGCTCCAGAAG gctgtcagAATAACCTGAAAGCGCTCTACAGTCAGAAAATGgcacctggatccagcaggaagaaTAGCAGATATATTCCCTCAAAGCCAGAACGGGTCTTGGATGCACCAGAGATGTTCAATGACTACT ATCTGAATCTCATAGactggagctcccagaactTCCTGGCACTGGCTCTGGACAACACTGTTTATCTGTGGAATCATGCTACTAGGGAGATTATTCCCCTGCTGCAGATGGAGCATCCAGATATTTACATTTCCTCTGTGTCATGGATTAAAGATGGAGACTACCTTGCTGTTGGCACAAGTAGTGCTGAGATTCAG CTATGGGACATTGAGCAGCAGAAACGTCTCCATGATCAGAACCAA AGAACCATGATCAGCCATTGTGCCCGTGTGGGAACCCTCAGCTGGAACAGCTACATCCTCTCCAG TGGTGCACGGACTGGGCACATCCATCACCACGATGTCCGAGTGGCTGAGCATCATGTGGCCACCCTTGCTGGCCACACACAGGAGGTGTGCGGACTCAAATGGTCTCTGGATGGCCGCTCCCTGGCCAGTGGAGGCAATGACAGTCTTGTGAATGTCTGGCCATGCACCCAAGGTGGGGGTGGAGACTTTGCTCCTCTAAAGACCTTCACTCAGCACCAGGGTGCTGTCAag GCTGTGGCGTGGTGCCCATGGCAGATGAATGTTCTAGCCACTGGAGGTGGCACTAGAGACAGACATATCCTCATCTGGAACGTGTGTTCTGGCACCCGCCTCAGTGCTGTTGATACCCGTTCCCAG GTGACTTCTATCCTATGGTCCACAAACTACAAGGAGCTCATTTCAGCCCATGGCTTTGCACAGAATCAGCTGGTTATATGGAAGTATCCAATAATGAACGAGGTTGCAGAGCTGCAAG ctCATACGGATAGAATCTTGAACCTGACCATGAGCCCTGATGGTACATCAGtggcctcagcagctgctgatgaAACACTGCGGATCTGCTGCTGTTTTGAGATGGATCCCataaagaagaaggagaaagagaaggcaAACAGTACCAAAAGCAGTATTCCTCACCAGAGCATCCGCTGA